Proteins encoded together in one Oceanobacillus iheyensis HTE831 window:
- a CDS encoding diacylglycerol kinase: protein MKKARIIYNPTSGREAIKRALPNILEKLEVAGFETSTHATTCEGDATEAAKIAVERRYDLVIAAGGDGTINEVINGLAEQEHRPQLGIIPAGTTNDFARALHIPRDIDKAVDVIIEGNRMKLDIGRVNDDHYFINIAGGGKLTELTYEVPSKLKTLLGQLAYYIKGIEMLPFLKATRVKIEYDDQVLEDDIMLFLISNTNSVGGFEKLAPDAKLNDGYFDLLILKKTNLAEFIQIATLALRGDHFKSKNIIYTQAKHIKVSNEEKMQLNIDGEYGGLLPGEFLNLRQHIEFYVPKEFIKAQEDLD from the coding sequence ATGAAAAAGGCCCGAATCATCTATAATCCAACTTCGGGACGCGAAGCAATAAAAAGAGCTTTACCGAATATACTTGAAAAATTAGAAGTTGCTGGTTTTGAGACATCCACACATGCCACAACATGTGAAGGAGATGCTACGGAAGCTGCAAAAATAGCTGTCGAACGTAGATATGATTTAGTTATCGCGGCCGGGGGAGACGGAACGATTAATGAAGTAATAAACGGACTAGCAGAACAAGAACACCGTCCGCAATTAGGAATAATCCCAGCTGGTACTACGAATGACTTTGCACGAGCTCTACATATTCCTCGTGATATTGACAAAGCAGTAGATGTCATTATTGAAGGAAATAGGATGAAGCTTGACATTGGTAGAGTCAATGATGACCATTATTTTATCAATATTGCTGGTGGAGGAAAATTAACGGAATTAACCTACGAAGTTCCAAGCAAATTAAAAACACTCCTTGGTCAGCTAGCTTACTATATAAAAGGTATTGAGATGCTCCCATTCTTGAAAGCAACAAGAGTGAAGATTGAATATGATGATCAGGTCCTAGAAGATGATATTATGCTGTTTCTTATTTCCAATACAAACTCTGTAGGAGGATTTGAGAAGCTTGCTCCAGATGCAAAATTAAATGATGGATACTTCGATCTTCTCATACTAAAGAAAACAAATCTTGCAGAATTTATTCAAATCGCTACTTTAGCTTTACGTGGAGATCATTTTAAAAGTAAAAACATTATCTATACACAAGCAAAGCACATAAAAGTATCGAATGAAGAAAAAATGCAATTAAATATTGATGGAGAGTATGGCGGGTTACTCCCGGGAGAATTTTTAAATCTACGGCAGCATATCGAATTTTATGTTCCTAAGGAATTTATAAAAGCACAGGAAGACTTGGATTAA
- the rlmD gene encoding 23S rRNA (uracil(1939)-C(5))-methyltransferase RlmD, with product MAKTKPPVNKNEIYTLTFEDLTHEGNGVAKIEGYPLFVPEVLPDEQAKVKVVKVNKNFGFGKLLELTKTSSHRVEPTCHVHCGGCQLQHMSYDLQLQMKQGQVHNVMKKVAHLDQVPVHPILGMEEPSHYRNKVQIPVGEKNGEVIVGFYQKRSHRILQNQDTCHIQDEAINEVLPFTRQLMNKYGIQAYDEKSHRGQLRHIMVRVGHYTKDIMIVFVTKTSKFPEKDRIIKELTEQFPQVKSIVQNVNDQRTNVVLGKKTKVLWGENYIYDKIGDLTFAISPKSFFQVNPVQTKVLYDKALEYANIDKDDVVIDAYCGIGSISLFLAQKAKKVYGIEVVPEAIEDAKMNAEINGMNNVEFSVGQAEKVMPKWKEQGLDPDVIVVDPPRKGCDVDFLEAMIAMKPKRIVYVSCNPSTLARDLRILEDGGFETKQVQPVDMFPSTNHVECVAELTLKLSN from the coding sequence ATGGCAAAAACAAAGCCTCCAGTAAATAAAAATGAAATATATACACTAACCTTCGAGGATCTAACACATGAAGGGAACGGTGTTGCTAAGATAGAAGGATACCCATTGTTTGTACCAGAAGTTTTACCTGATGAACAAGCAAAGGTAAAAGTGGTAAAGGTCAACAAGAACTTTGGATTTGGAAAATTACTTGAACTAACGAAAACAAGTTCCCATCGTGTAGAACCTACATGCCATGTACATTGCGGTGGATGCCAATTACAACATATGAGTTATGATTTACAGCTTCAAATGAAGCAAGGTCAGGTGCATAATGTGATGAAGAAAGTAGCTCACCTGGATCAAGTACCAGTACATCCGATATTAGGGATGGAAGAGCCATCGCACTACCGTAATAAAGTACAAATTCCTGTAGGGGAGAAGAATGGAGAAGTCATTGTGGGCTTTTATCAAAAACGAAGCCATCGAATTCTTCAAAATCAAGATACCTGTCATATCCAAGATGAAGCAATCAATGAGGTATTACCTTTCACTCGACAACTGATGAATAAATATGGCATCCAAGCTTATGATGAAAAATCTCACCGAGGTCAACTCCGCCATATTATGGTTCGTGTCGGTCACTATACGAAAGATATTATGATCGTATTTGTGACGAAAACGTCCAAGTTCCCGGAAAAGGATCGAATTATTAAGGAATTAACAGAACAGTTCCCTCAAGTGAAATCCATTGTTCAAAATGTGAATGATCAACGAACGAATGTGGTACTTGGTAAAAAGACAAAGGTTCTTTGGGGAGAGAATTATATATATGATAAAATTGGGGATCTTACATTTGCGATTTCCCCTAAATCGTTTTTCCAAGTAAATCCTGTTCAAACAAAGGTCTTGTATGATAAAGCATTAGAATATGCCAATATTGATAAGGACGATGTAGTAATTGACGCTTATTGCGGTATCGGTAGCATTTCCTTATTCTTAGCTCAAAAAGCAAAGAAAGTATATGGCATTGAAGTCGTTCCAGAAGCTATAGAAGATGCGAAAATGAATGCAGAGATAAATGGGATGAACAACGTGGAATTTTCTGTTGGACAAGCAGAAAAAGTGATGCCGAAGTGGAAAGAACAAGGATTAGATCCGGATGTCATTGTAGTCGATCCGCCTCGAAAAGGATGCGATGTTGATTTCTTAGAAGCAATGATAGCAATGAAACCTAAACGTATTGTCTATGTTTCTTGTAACCCTTCCACATTAGCTCGCGATCTGCGTATATTAGAAGATGGTGGTTTTGAAACAAAACAAGTACAACCTGTTGATATGTTTCCGAGCACCAATCATGTTGAATGTGTAGCGGAATTAACTCTGAAATTGTCTAACTAA
- a CDS encoding formate/nitrite transporter family protein: MDDNGNKESTNQTKETKEIPERQFLFPVQVMQSFSNKGKEHLDTNTPSQLVLALKAGSFMTFGAVFSVLLAIGVDAKGLTYILQGIGFTAGYLMVFMSQSVLFTEVNVLLPTYYLQKSYWIKHKFIKFWAVAYIGNLIGALFVALLIIISNSLTPEFSKELETLISHKMKFADYGWAGWFQVLLSGILANWLIGMATFLTTSARDVVGKILGTALPVILFVAGNFQHSAANMGYFSLGILTSDNYAWYEYILLNLIPASIGNIIGGAIFISLLFLYAFRKEMRS; the protein is encoded by the coding sequence ATGGATGATAATGGTAACAAAGAATCTACAAACCAAACAAAAGAAACGAAAGAAATCCCAGAAAGGCAATTTTTATTTCCAGTCCAGGTAATGCAGTCCTTTAGTAATAAAGGAAAAGAACATCTTGATACAAATACTCCCTCACAGTTAGTGCTTGCATTAAAAGCAGGTTCATTTATGACCTTTGGCGCTGTCTTTTCTGTATTGTTAGCTATTGGTGTGGATGCAAAAGGACTAACATATATTTTACAGGGAATTGGCTTTACTGCAGGTTATCTAATGGTATTTATGTCACAATCCGTATTGTTTACGGAAGTTAATGTTCTTTTGCCAACATATTATTTACAAAAGTCTTACTGGATAAAGCATAAGTTTATCAAATTCTGGGCGGTCGCATATATTGGCAATCTTATAGGTGCGTTATTTGTGGCGTTATTAATTATTATCTCAAACTCTTTAACACCTGAATTCTCAAAAGAGCTTGAAACACTAATCTCACATAAAATGAAATTTGCCGATTATGGATGGGCAGGCTGGTTCCAAGTACTGCTGTCAGGAATTTTAGCCAATTGGCTTATCGGTATGGCTACATTTCTAACAACATCTGCTAGGGACGTAGTAGGTAAGATATTAGGAACAGCTCTTCCAGTTATTTTGTTTGTGGCAGGTAATTTTCAACATAGTGCAGCAAATATGGGATATTTCAGTTTAGGGATTTTAACATCTGATAACTATGCGTGGTATGAATATATATTGTTAAATTTAATCCCAGCTAGTATCGGAAATATTATTGGTGGAGCTATATTCATCTCCTTGTTGTTCTTATATGCTTTTCGGAAAGAGATGCGAAGCTAA
- a CDS encoding M42 family metallopeptidase produces MDNLVKQLSELNGPCGYEQNVAYFIRDYVEDKVDSVQVDAMGNVIARKKGGKPGPVTLITAHMDEVGFIIKKIENNGLLRFEKLGGHDDRILLAQSVKVLGSKQELDGVIGTMSAHFVKFDDPKKVRQHANLYIDIGATSKQTALEMGVEVGTPVTWATKSRIIGPEDKQLIVGKALDDRAGCAVLLSVLNEIDKQEFAGEIVFLFTVQEEVGLRGAQTAINGLEDVDVAIAIDTTAVSDTPEETMDQSLFLGEGTGIKVLDFSLIVQKSILEELKKIAVQEEIIHQLEVFPGIGTDGGAVAVANKGIPTGVLSIPSRYAHSPVEAISLSDLIATKELVKAFIFNLNEDTKFTF; encoded by the coding sequence ATGGACAACCTTGTAAAACAACTAAGTGAATTAAACGGTCCTTGTGGCTACGAACAAAATGTTGCTTATTTTATTCGTGATTATGTAGAGGATAAAGTGGACAGTGTTCAAGTTGATGCCATGGGAAATGTGATTGCAAGAAAAAAGGGCGGAAAACCGGGGCCTGTAACACTTATAACAGCTCATATGGATGAGGTCGGTTTTATTATAAAGAAAATTGAGAATAATGGGTTATTACGTTTTGAAAAATTGGGTGGACATGACGATCGCATTTTGCTGGCACAGTCAGTAAAAGTACTAGGTTCGAAGCAAGAGCTTGATGGAGTAATTGGAACAATGTCTGCACATTTTGTGAAATTTGACGATCCTAAAAAAGTACGCCAACATGCTAATTTATACATAGATATTGGGGCAACATCGAAACAGACTGCTCTTGAAATGGGAGTAGAAGTTGGAACACCTGTTACATGGGCGACTAAGAGCAGGATTATTGGTCCTGAAGATAAGCAATTGATTGTTGGAAAAGCACTTGATGATCGGGCAGGATGTGCTGTACTTTTATCTGTATTAAATGAGATTGACAAACAAGAATTTGCTGGAGAAATTGTTTTCCTTTTCACTGTTCAAGAGGAAGTTGGATTACGTGGTGCACAAACGGCAATTAATGGTTTGGAAGACGTAGACGTAGCTATCGCAATTGATACGACTGCTGTAAGTGATACTCCTGAAGAAACCATGGATCAAAGTCTTTTCCTTGGTGAGGGAACTGGAATAAAGGTGTTGGATTTTAGCTTGATTGTACAAAAGAGCATATTAGAAGAATTGAAAAAAATCGCAGTCCAAGAAGAAATTATTCATCAGTTGGAAGTCTTTCCTGGAATTGGAACAGATGGAGGAGCAGTAGCTGTAGCAAATAAAGGCATACCAACAGGGGTGCTATCGATTCCTTCCCGTTACGCACATTCTCCTGTTGAAGCAATCAGCCTATCCGATTTAATTGCAACAAAAGAACTAGTGAAAGCATTTATATTTAACTTAAATGAAGATACAAAATTTACATTTTAA
- a CDS encoding glutathione ABC transporter substrate-binding protein codes for MKSRKVLVGFIITLVFSLLLAACASEPEENSDSNSEKSTSQGGDLVIASQADAVSLDPHATNDTPSANVRINIFDNLVTQNEDMELQPSLAESWEQVNDTTWEFKLREDVTFHDGSVFNSNVVKANIERILDPDIGSPVAFMYDMITEVQVVDDYTVRFITEYPFAPLPAHLAHPGGQMVSQELIEEDYAAMENGEEPSSVINSNPVGTGPFTFENWQTGESVKLMKNEDYWDKPAMLNSVTFKVVSEDLTRISELSTGDSHIITPLSPSDVAEVENTDGMNVQRQESSSLAYIGFNMEKEPFDDVRVRQAISMAINKEEIINGIYEGAGIPAKGPLAPGIFGYDEQLNGLEYNVEEAKSLLEEAGYPDGFSATIWTNDDRQRIDTATNVQAQLAEIGIDLEVETVEWGAMLDQTAKGEHEMMVFGWTTVTGDADNGMYPLFHSENVGSPGNRTFTVDKELDSYLEEARQTADPEKRLDLYSKAQEKLVELSPFVYLLHQEYLLGVRDEVKGLTQLPTQLLQLKNVSLED; via the coding sequence ATGAAATCGCGTAAAGTTTTAGTCGGTTTTATCATAACACTTGTGTTTAGTTTATTGCTTGCTGCATGTGCCAGTGAGCCAGAAGAAAATAGTGATAGTAACTCAGAAAAAAGTACGAGTCAGGGTGGGGACTTAGTAATTGCTAGTCAAGCAGATGCGGTATCATTAGATCCTCATGCAACAAACGATACACCTTCTGCAAATGTTCGCATTAATATATTTGATAATTTGGTTACACAAAATGAAGATATGGAGCTTCAGCCTTCTCTAGCAGAAAGTTGGGAGCAAGTAAATGATACAACATGGGAATTTAAGTTGCGAGAAGACGTCACTTTTCATGACGGATCTGTCTTCAATTCAAATGTAGTGAAAGCAAATATAGAACGTATACTAGATCCTGACATAGGGTCACCAGTAGCATTTATGTACGATATGATAACAGAGGTACAAGTGGTTGATGATTATACGGTACGCTTTATCACTGAATATCCTTTTGCTCCGTTGCCAGCTCATTTAGCACATCCGGGTGGACAGATGGTGTCGCAAGAATTAATTGAAGAGGATTATGCAGCAATGGAGAATGGGGAAGAACCAAGCAGTGTAATTAATTCAAACCCAGTGGGTACTGGTCCTTTTACATTTGAGAATTGGCAAACTGGTGAATCCGTGAAGCTAATGAAAAATGAGGATTACTGGGATAAACCAGCAATGCTTAATTCTGTTACCTTTAAAGTAGTTTCAGAGGATTTAACTCGAATCTCTGAATTATCTACGGGTGATTCTCATATTATTACTCCTTTAAGCCCATCTGATGTTGCAGAAGTTGAAAATACAGATGGAATGAATGTGCAACGCCAGGAAAGTTCTTCTTTAGCTTATATAGGTTTCAATATGGAAAAGGAACCATTTGATGATGTGCGTGTACGACAAGCAATTTCGATGGCTATCAACAAAGAAGAAATCATTAACGGAATTTATGAAGGTGCTGGCATTCCAGCCAAGGGCCCACTAGCTCCTGGGATTTTTGGATATGATGAGCAATTAAATGGTTTGGAATACAATGTTGAAGAGGCAAAATCTTTATTAGAAGAAGCGGGTTATCCCGATGGATTCTCTGCGACGATCTGGACGAATGATGATCGTCAACGGATTGATACAGCAACAAATGTTCAAGCTCAACTTGCGGAAATCGGAATCGACTTAGAGGTAGAAACGGTTGAATGGGGGGCTATGCTGGATCAAACTGCTAAGGGCGAACATGAGATGATGGTATTTGGTTGGACGACTGTTACCGGCGATGCAGATAATGGCATGTATCCACTATTCCATTCTGAAAATGTTGGATCACCAGGAAATCGCACATTTACAGTAGATAAAGAATTGGATTCTTACTTGGAAGAAGCACGTCAAACAGCTGACCCTGAAAAGCGTCTAGATTTATATAGTAAGGCACAGGAAAAGCTAGTTGAGCTTTCTCCATTTGTGTACTTACTTCATCAAGAATATTTACTTGGAGTTCGTGATGAGGTGAAGGGCCTTACCCAGTTGCCAACGCAGTTATTGCAATTAAAGAATGTTTCTTTAGAAGATTAA
- a CDS encoding extracellular solute-binding protein has translation MKTIKLLLLGVAVIFILAACGDNEEAQSEDGVIELTLWNDWTEDRPENTVYKDIIEKFNEQNEEIQIVNESIPHDDYEIKLRTQAAGNQLPDMMRVWPGTRVQPLVQGNALLPLNPIIDHWEGMIPEEILQDYAVDGNYYAIPSNISETSLVFYNKEIVSEAGYDEFPTTYEGFKSLIEELKSNDVTPISLGNKAIWPLQSVYISGIADRYTGSDFLGNVLNGEGTFEDEQFINALSVIDELTKLEAFNEDMNTVDEAQSRNEFIKGSTAMHFAGSWAIGPIMDSVEDVENIGVAAFPSFEGGEGDPSKISGVAGGGIAVNSNLSEAEQEAAFEFLKFYYSEELFQQLVQANIIVPADVEMDDSIPQVFKDANSMAQNGLSPVYDATLTPELTDIINNGLQSITLGDKTPEELAAEMQAEWDKSNE, from the coding sequence ATGAAAACGATTAAGCTTTTACTATTGGGTGTAGCAGTTATTTTTATTTTAGCAGCTTGTGGGGACAATGAAGAGGCACAATCCGAGGATGGGGTGATTGAACTAACATTATGGAATGATTGGACAGAGGATCGACCCGAAAATACTGTGTACAAAGATATAATAGAAAAATTTAACGAACAGAATGAAGAAATTCAAATTGTTAATGAAAGTATTCCACATGATGATTATGAGATCAAGCTGCGGACACAGGCAGCTGGTAATCAGTTGCCAGATATGATGCGTGTCTGGCCTGGGACTCGTGTTCAGCCATTAGTTCAAGGTAATGCACTTCTTCCTTTAAATCCGATAATTGATCATTGGGAAGGGATGATTCCGGAAGAGATTCTACAGGATTATGCAGTAGATGGAAATTATTATGCTATTCCATCTAATATTAGCGAAACAAGCTTGGTTTTTTATAATAAAGAAATTGTGAGCGAAGCTGGGTATGATGAATTTCCAACAACTTATGAAGGGTTTAAAAGTTTAATAGAGGAATTAAAATCAAATGATGTTACACCAATTTCTCTTGGCAATAAGGCAATTTGGCCATTGCAATCTGTATATATTTCAGGAATTGCTGATCGTTACACAGGAAGTGATTTCCTGGGAAATGTTCTAAACGGTGAAGGTACGTTTGAAGATGAACAGTTCATTAATGCTTTATCTGTCATTGATGAATTGACCAAATTAGAAGCGTTTAATGAAGATATGAATACAGTAGATGAGGCTCAATCTAGAAACGAATTTATTAAAGGATCTACTGCAATGCATTTTGCGGGTTCCTGGGCAATCGGACCAATAATGGACAGTGTAGAGGATGTGGAAAATATCGGGGTTGCTGCGTTTCCGTCTTTTGAAGGTGGAGAGGGAGATCCATCTAAAATATCTGGAGTTGCTGGTGGTGGAATTGCGGTTAATAGTAATTTAAGTGAAGCGGAGCAAGAAGCTGCATTTGAGTTTCTTAAATTTTACTATAGTGAAGAACTATTCCAGCAGCTTGTTCAAGCAAATATAATTGTACCCGCTGATGTGGAAATGGATGATAGTATTCCACAAGTATTTAAGGATGCGAACAGCATGGCCCAAAATGGGTTATCACCAGTTTATGATGCGACATTAACTCCGGAATTAACGGACATTATTAATAATGGTCTTCAATCAATTACACTTGGTGATAAAACACCAGAAGAGCTTGCTGCTGAAATGCAGGCGGAATGGGATAAATCTAATGAGTAA
- a CDS encoding carbohydrate ABC transporter permease, giving the protein MQLTRKSKAAIIIGLLPAFLIYAVFAIYPILQSFYYSLMEWDGFTDMTFIGLDNFRNLFEDPLFWNSVKNNLYVVIASVLGQVPIALFFALLLNRKIKGVKFFRTVGFLPVVLSTVVISLTWSLIYNSQNGMLNEFLRNIGLGFMAQNWLGDTKWVMIAVLVTVVWQFVGLYFIIFLAALQNVPTEVLEAAKMDGASEWMTTFKITIPMIWDSIIVAVILCISGSLKTFDLIYVMTNGGPAHSSDVMALYMFHETFNNLQYGYGSAVSVFIFFFSLILIFIVTKLLGKKMI; this is encoded by the coding sequence ATGCAGCTGACGCGTAAAAGCAAAGCAGCGATTATCATTGGGTTACTACCAGCTTTTCTGATTTATGCTGTTTTTGCTATTTATCCAATCCTTCAATCATTTTATTACTCATTAATGGAATGGGATGGATTTACCGATATGACCTTTATTGGTCTTGATAACTTTAGAAATTTATTTGAAGATCCGTTGTTCTGGAATTCCGTCAAAAATAATCTTTATGTTGTTATTGCTTCTGTATTAGGTCAGGTACCAATAGCGCTATTCTTCGCACTCTTACTGAACCGTAAGATTAAAGGAGTAAAGTTTTTCAGAACAGTCGGTTTTCTCCCTGTAGTCTTATCAACGGTGGTAATCTCCTTAACATGGAGTCTTATTTATAATTCTCAGAATGGTATGTTAAATGAATTTTTGCGTAATATTGGTCTAGGATTCATGGCACAAAATTGGCTTGGTGATACGAAATGGGTCATGATTGCCGTTTTAGTTACTGTGGTTTGGCAATTTGTTGGGTTGTACTTCATTATTTTTCTAGCGGCGTTGCAAAACGTGCCGACAGAAGTACTGGAAGCAGCAAAAATGGATGGCGCTTCAGAATGGATGACGACATTTAAAATTACGATACCGATGATTTGGGATTCGATTATCGTGGCAGTTATCCTTTGTATTTCTGGAAGCTTGAAGACATTTGATCTGATTTATGTAATGACGAATGGGGGTCCAGCCCATTCTTCAGATGTGATGGCACTCTATATGTTTCATGAGACATTTAATAACTTGCAATATGGGTACGGTAGTGCAGTTTCTGTATTTATTTTCTTCTTTAGTCTCATTTTAATTTTTATAGTTACGAAATTACTCGGGAAGAAAATGATATGA
- a CDS encoding carbohydrate ABC transporter permease: protein MESIVTTKNNRRTNGKLKKRLSRIIIYTLLGLFAIVNVYPIIWMAINSFKSEQEFTVNQFGFPNEFILENYANAWEIANLGVLFKNSIFVCVTATLVTVIIGALASYFLARFKFRFNKIMYTFFIFGLLIPIHATLVPMFILMKNLGLLNTEITLLFPYVAFHLPITIFILTSFMKAFPKDIEESAIMDGAGIFRIFWSIILPMSRPAIATVVILNFIYNWNEFSFALVLINDPALQTLPLGLANFAGQFTTNYGAQMAGLTMSLVPIVIFYLFLEKEIVNGMTSGAVKG, encoded by the coding sequence ATGGAGTCCATTGTTACTACAAAAAATAACCGACGTACCAATGGAAAGTTGAAAAAACGACTATCAAGAATCATCATCTATACCTTGCTGGGCCTATTCGCAATTGTAAATGTCTACCCAATTATATGGATGGCAATCAACTCTTTTAAGTCTGAGCAGGAATTTACGGTGAATCAGTTCGGTTTTCCAAATGAATTTATATTGGAAAATTATGCAAATGCATGGGAAATAGCTAATCTTGGTGTATTGTTCAAAAATAGTATATTCGTCTGTGTCACAGCTACACTTGTCACCGTAATTATCGGTGCATTGGCATCGTATTTCCTAGCTAGATTCAAGTTTAGATTTAATAAGATAATGTATACATTTTTTATATTTGGTTTATTAATTCCGATTCACGCTACGCTCGTTCCGATGTTTATTCTGATGAAAAACCTCGGATTGCTTAATACTGAAATTACATTATTATTCCCGTATGTGGCTTTCCATCTGCCAATTACAATATTTATTTTAACAAGTTTTATGAAAGCTTTTCCAAAGGATATTGAGGAATCGGCAATTATGGATGGGGCTGGGATATTTCGAATCTTTTGGTCGATTATCCTTCCTATGTCAAGACCAGCAATAGCTACGGTTGTTATTCTTAATTTCATCTATAACTGGAATGAGTTTTCTTTTGCATTAGTACTAATTAATGATCCAGCGTTGCAAACATTGCCACTTGGATTAGCTAATTTTGCTGGTCAGTTTACAACCAACTATGGGGCACAGATGGCAGGATTAACGATGTCACTAGTTCCGATTGTCATCTTCTATTTATTCTTGGAGAAAGAGATTGTGAATGGAATGACTTCTGGAGCCGTAAAGGGTTAA
- a CDS encoding cache domain-containing sensor histidine kinase, with protein sequence MKKWGLKRKFITFFLALMIPILFVSLLIYYQTNVALKNQAIEEATERLSRNEQNLLTVFSTVEAMSSYMIYDRNFRKIFISQKDEMYQPDYQEAMEVIKGYFTFQLISNPYINSILLEGRDGHLVKHGEPVTGNEQELDKVAKEAKGSPVWSNPYQVKSDWNEDKYVISLTRIINDMNNISEQIGIVRIRLDQAELYNQIEVRSQQSDYFIVSDKGEVILHPDVDLVGKQFPDSGLIKWIVDGVEKSYSYQDGESHLVVVKNQLTNTNWFSVTAIDEDKLAEDLTEVRALIGFLIGILFLAGLLFFTFFYHSNIKRILELTKQTKQVETGNLTASVHVDSNDEIGKLGYRFNKMVKTIQKHIDTEYRLKIKQKESELKVLQNQINPHFLYNTLDMIRWNARLENAPETSQLIERLSKIFRMNLNNGKSLVKFEEEVEYSQAYLELQKKRLGEKLDYQLVMEEQLKGYYVMKQMIQPLIENSIQHGFKNLPRQGIIRIHCYRDENQAVIDVIDNGWGFNEHKKNGELRAGYALKNLNDRISIVFGKLYGLTILDSDEGAFLRMILPLLNEDKSKELGD encoded by the coding sequence ATGAAAAAGTGGGGATTAAAAAGAAAGTTCATTACATTTTTTCTTGCATTAATGATACCGATATTGTTTGTTAGTTTATTAATTTATTATCAAACAAATGTAGCGTTGAAAAATCAAGCAATTGAGGAAGCAACCGAAAGATTAAGCAGAAATGAACAAAATTTATTGACCGTATTTTCAACAGTAGAAGCGATGTCCTCGTATATGATTTACGATCGTAATTTCCGGAAAATTTTTATCTCCCAAAAAGATGAAATGTATCAACCTGATTACCAAGAGGCGATGGAAGTTATTAAGGGCTATTTTACATTTCAACTTATATCTAATCCATATATTAATTCTATTTTATTAGAGGGAAGAGATGGGCATTTGGTGAAGCATGGAGAACCAGTTACTGGGAATGAGCAAGAATTGGATAAAGTCGCCAAGGAAGCGAAAGGGAGTCCAGTATGGAGTAATCCTTATCAAGTTAAAAGTGATTGGAATGAAGATAAATATGTAATCAGCTTAACTAGAATAATTAATGATATGAATAATATCAGTGAACAAATTGGGATCGTGCGTATCCGGCTTGATCAAGCGGAATTATATAACCAAATAGAGGTACGGTCTCAACAGAGTGACTATTTTATTGTCTCTGATAAAGGAGAGGTCATCTTACATCCGGATGTAGATCTGGTTGGCAAGCAATTTCCAGACTCCGGCTTAATTAAATGGATTGTGGATGGAGTGGAGAAATCATATAGCTATCAGGACGGAGAAAGCCACTTAGTAGTTGTAAAAAATCAGCTTACGAATACCAATTGGTTTTCTGTTACTGCTATCGATGAAGATAAGCTAGCTGAGGATTTAACAGAAGTGCGGGCATTGATCGGGTTTCTAATTGGCATTCTTTTTCTTGCAGGCTTGCTTTTCTTTACCTTCTTTTATCATTCTAATATTAAACGGATACTAGAATTGACTAAACAGACAAAGCAAGTGGAAACTGGGAACTTAACTGCAAGTGTCCATGTAGACTCCAATGATGAGATTGGGAAACTAGGTTACCGTTTTAATAAAATGGTTAAAACTATTCAAAAACATATTGATACAGAATATCGATTAAAAATAAAGCAGAAAGAGTCGGAACTTAAAGTCTTACAGAATCAAATAAATCCACATTTTCTGTATAACACACTGGATATGATCCGTTGGAATGCAAGACTGGAAAACGCACCAGAAACTAGTCAATTGATAGAACGGCTTTCTAAAATATTTCGCATGAATCTAAATAATGGAAAATCCTTGGTAAAGTTCGAGGAAGAAGTGGAATATAGTCAGGCTTATCTGGAATTGCAGAAGAAGCGATTAGGTGAAAAACTTGATTATCAACTTGTGATGGAGGAGCAACTTAAAGGCTATTATGTTATGAAACAAATGATTCAACCTTTAATCGAGAATAGTATTCAACATGGTTTTAAGAACCTTCCGAGACAGGGGATAATTCGCATTCATTGTTATCGTGATGAAAATCAAGCAGTAATTGATGTTATCGATAATGGTTGGGGATTTAATGAACACAAGAAGAACGGTGAGCTACGTGCTGGATATGCGTTGAAAAATTTGAACGATCGGATTTCTATTGTTTTTGGAAAACTTTATGGACTAACTATTTTGGATTCAGATGAAGGTGCATTTCTTCGCATGATCTTACCACTATTAAATGAGGATAAATCAAAAGAATTAGGTGATTAG